One Coffea eugenioides isolate CCC68of chromosome 2, Ceug_1.0, whole genome shotgun sequence genomic window, tcactttgcaTCTCTAAATTTATATCATCTTTTTAATTTGCATTTTAGACTTCGATTTTGAACACTTTGCATTGTAAACTCTTAATTTTACATACTTTATACCGTAAATTCTCCGATTTATcccatttaaatccaatcaatgattacatttttcaaaattaatgaGATAAAGAACAGTAAAAATTAATGACAATGAACCATTTTGTTCCAACTACGATCCTTTAATTTTTTGACCATTTTTAGCACATTATCCTTCATTTAAATGGTCTCAATTACTAATAGATTATTgacatttttttaatattataacTAATCCACTATGATGGATTTTAAACTAACTGATTAAAAAGAACATAAATTATTAGATCGATGAACAGCACTAACCAATCATTTGATCAAGCTCACAAGTCACAACTGTGATATTTTGAACAAATTAAGAACTCACTGATTATTTCTGGTCTTAATGCTTCACCACTATACTAAAGCTTCATTTACAAAGATTTATTGTATGTTTTGGTGCTTCATAATACATAGCCTTGTAGAAATTCATTTGTTCAAAAAAAGGTAAAGGAAAAAAGGGTTAATTAGAAGCTAGTTATCCCTTGCCAATCCGTTAATTTCTGTCACAAAGAATGAAAAATTAGATATCCAAATGGTAACGATCAGATAAAAAATCGGCAAACATTTTTGAGTTTACTTCCATGAACGGCCTCAGATAGGTTTATTCGTTATTATCTGGAATAGTGCCAAAAACAGGAAAAACAAAGTCCAACTATTACATGAAGGATATATCGACGAATCTGCAGAAATCAAAAGCCAAGCCAGGGCAACGATTAAGaaaatcttgaaaaaaaaaaaacttcagctTTTATTGGCTCCTGGCTGAGCCATGAGCTCCGTGATTAATCAAATCAATCAAGAATAATCTTGATTCCACCAATGGTCACAGCATCAAATCCAACTCGTGGAACCAAAGTCACCATCACAtgttcatcatcttcagcatcCAAATCTTCCAAAATCTCAGTCAATGACAGATTCAGATGAGTCTTGATCTTCTTCCCATGCTTATGCTTATGAGGAACATTCACAAAGCTTCCAGCAAACTCGGTATTCTCCGGCGTGCTCTTCGGATCATCTTCATCATTAATGTATATGTCAAACTTGGCAAATGCATCTCTCTCCACTTCAATCTTTTCAATCaccaaaatttcttccttttcgtCTTTCTCCTTCTTGcttctcttcttcttcggcCTCTTAACCATGACTTTGATTATCTTGTCCAGCTTTGCTGGGAAGATATCTCTAGGTGAATGGCTATGGTCAGCAGCATTTGCCACCACAAGTTTCTTGACTTTCCTCGCTACCTTTGTCAGGCGGGGCGTTGGACGAGAATTCAACCATGGAGTATCCACAGTTTGATAGCTATACCCAAGCTTGGTTGTGTCCAAACAATCTCGGACTCTTACACGAACCATTTGAGCATTTTCATCATAGAACACGAATGAAGCGTTTAGCCAATCCGTGTCAGTGATATCCTGACGCCTTCCACCCAAAGTTTTCCACAAAGTCCACATTCTATCAATGTTGGAATGATGAGCATAGAAAATAGGGTCTCTACCGGCCGAGTAAAAGTTGCCCATGTCCTCTAGATTAGGCTGAGTTCTGTCACCTGTCCACACGTGGACTGGTCCATGAGGGATGTTTTCAAGTTGACCAGCTCCTGGATCAGGATCATCACCGGCGCGATATGGGCTGCCAAAGAATAGCCGGGGAGTCCTGGAATTCGATACCATTTGGCGGTACATGATAGTGTAATTTTGGGACAATTGCTGGCTATCAGAGATGTTGGAATCGGTTCCATTGAAATCCAAGTCTA contains:
- the LOC113764197 gene encoding polyphenol oxidase, chloroplastic-like; its protein translation is MASLSTSTACTSATTLSSLHYSPFLAKTFHISATKKRNHHFKVSCQATNGERNASRRNVLIGLGGLYGAASLAADPFALAAPIQGPDVSKCGPADLPSGAAPTNCCPPPATTIVDFKLPAPSNTLRVRPAAHLVDEAYIAKFQRAVQLMKALPDDDPRSFKQQANVHCAYCDGAYDQVGFPNLELQVHNSWLFLPFHRYYLYFYERILGKLINDPTFAMPFWNWDAQGGMRLPDIYTDPTSPLYDTLRDGSHQPPTMIDLDFNGTDSNISDSQQLSQNYTIMYRQMVSNSRTPRLFFGSPYRAGDDPDPGAGQLENIPHGPVHVWTGDRTQPNLEDMGNFYSAGRDPIFYAHHSNIDRMWTLWKTLGGRRQDITDTDWLNASFVFYDENAQMVRVRVRDCLDTTKLGYSYQTVDTPWLNSRPTPRLTKVARKVKKLVVANAADHSHSPRDIFPAKLDKIIKVMVKRPKKKRSKKEKDEKEEILVIEKIEVERDAFAKFDIYINDEDDPKSTPENTEFAGSFVNVPHKHKHGKKIKTHLNLSLTEILEDLDAEDDEHVMVTLVPRVGFDAVTIGGIKIILD